One window of Phycisphaeraceae bacterium genomic DNA carries:
- a CDS encoding isocitrate dehydrogenase: protein MRIAIAPGDGIGPEIMDVVLAIFKAAGVNESIEFLPAEMGEAVFDKGITRGMTDEAVSTVESCGLLYKGPMGTPKGGGGKSINVTARKMWGAFANLRHFRTLPGVDTVYSRAGQEINMYVVRENVEDTYGGIEHRLTNDVTQCLRLISAPGCDQVCRFAFDTAKKLGLTRIHCGHKANIMKLTDGMFLERFREIARTENEIVSEDVIVDALCMNLVMRPAQFQMVVLTNLQGDIVSDLCAGLVGGLGFAPSANIGEHIGIFEAVHGTAPDIAGRGIANPTSLLLSGLMMLRHVGLVRTAAIIENALLATLEAGVHTGDFGDKNTPSVGTMDFAGEIIDRIGAKPDSTPVRVPSQDVPQFSPPSQPSKLRMMRANDTGERAMTGADVYVQTMKLPSDVAEAVKTVCQGSKFDLSMISNRGTQVWPTGSLYTECVDHSCLRFAARDNGTITQNDVLKLAEQIGTVCPVVSVVPLQHFDGQRGYSLAQGQ from the coding sequence ATCCGCATTGCGATCGCCCCGGGTGATGGCATCGGCCCCGAGATCATGGACGTTGTCCTTGCGATCTTCAAAGCTGCTGGCGTGAATGAGTCCATCGAGTTTCTGCCGGCTGAGATGGGCGAGGCGGTGTTTGATAAGGGCATCACGCGGGGCATGACCGATGAGGCTGTGTCTACCGTTGAGTCCTGCGGGCTTCTGTATAAAGGACCAATGGGTACACCGAAGGGTGGGGGTGGCAAGTCCATCAATGTCACCGCTCGCAAGATGTGGGGAGCATTCGCGAATCTGCGCCACTTCCGAACGCTGCCCGGCGTCGACACGGTGTACTCGCGTGCGGGCCAGGAAATCAACATGTACGTCGTTCGCGAGAACGTCGAGGACACGTACGGTGGGATCGAGCACAGGCTTACAAACGACGTGACGCAGTGCCTGCGCCTGATCAGCGCGCCAGGGTGCGATCAGGTCTGCCGGTTTGCGTTCGATACCGCGAAGAAACTCGGGTTGACACGGATCCATTGCGGCCACAAAGCCAACATCATGAAGCTGACCGATGGCATGTTCCTCGAGCGCTTCCGCGAGATTGCCCGGACTGAAAACGAGATCGTGTCCGAGGATGTCATCGTCGATGCACTCTGCATGAATCTCGTCATGCGCCCCGCACAGTTCCAGATGGTGGTGCTGACCAACCTGCAGGGCGATATCGTGTCCGATCTGTGCGCGGGGCTTGTCGGTGGGCTTGGGTTTGCGCCGAGTGCGAACATCGGTGAGCACATCGGTATCTTCGAAGCAGTTCATGGCACCGCGCCGGATATTGCTGGCAGAGGCATTGCTAACCCGACCAGTCTGCTGCTGTCGGGTCTGATGATGCTCCGCCATGTCGGGCTTGTGCGCACAGCAGCAATCATCGAGAACGCGCTGCTTGCAACACTCGAAGCGGGTGTGCACACCGGTGATTTCGGCGACAAGAACACGCCAAGCGTCGGCACGATGGACTTTGCAGGCGAGATCATTGATCGCATTGGGGCAAAGCCTGACTCGACACCTGTCCGCGTTCCATCGCAGGATGTGCCGCAGTTCTCACCACCCAGTCAGCCGAGCAAGCTCCGCATGATGCGAGCCAACGATACTGGTGAGCGCGCTATGACCGGTGCGGATGTGTATGTGCAGACGATGAAACTCCCGAGCGATGTTGCAGAAGCTGTAAAGACTGTGTGCCAGGGAAGCAAGTTCGACTTATCGATGATCTCAAACCGCGGCACGCAGGTCTGGCCGACCGGCTCTCTGTATACCGAGTGTGTCGACCACTCATGCCTGAGATTTGCGGCGAGGGACAACGGAACCATTACCCAGAACGATGTGCTGAAACTGGCAGAGCAGATCGGCACAGTGTGCCCCGTTGTCAGTGTTGTGCCGCTCCAGCACTTTGACGGCCAGCGCGGGTACTCGCTGGCGCAAGGCCAATAA
- a CDS encoding threonylcarbamoyl-AMP synthase yields MHLRRGAVVAFPTETVWGLGVRAADALSVERLYILKGRPRNNPMALLVRDVHMARSCASNWSDGAEKLAREFWPGALTLVVPSASHIHPIITAHSHTVGLRCPDHPIAQQLIAALDEPLVATSANVSGQSALASAAQVRETFEDRVGHELFVLDVPSESSGSPSTVYDVENRRVLREGSVTQTMIEHALHR; encoded by the coding sequence TTGCACCTGAGGAGGGGTGCAGTAGTTGCGTTCCCAACTGAAACTGTCTGGGGACTGGGTGTGCGCGCAGCCGATGCACTCTCAGTTGAGCGGTTGTACATACTCAAGGGCAGACCGCGCAACAACCCGATGGCGCTCCTCGTGCGCGACGTACACATGGCGCGATCGTGCGCATCGAACTGGTCTGATGGAGCAGAGAAACTTGCTCGCGAGTTCTGGCCCGGCGCGCTCACACTCGTCGTGCCGTCCGCATCTCACATCCATCCCATCATTACCGCGCACTCTCACACTGTCGGGCTGCGCTGCCCGGATCACCCGATCGCGCAGCAGCTGATCGCAGCACTTGATGAGCCGCTTGTTGCGACCAGTGCGAACGTGTCCGGGCAATCCGCGCTGGCTTCCGCCGCTCAGGTGCGTGAAACATTCGAAGATCGAGTCGGGCACGAACTGTTCGTGCTTGATGTGCCATCGGAATCCAGCGGCTCGCCATCGACGGTGTATGACGTTGAGAACAGACGGGTGCTTCGTGAAGGCAGTGTCACACAAACCATGATCGAGCATGCACTTCACAGGTGA
- a CDS encoding TolC family protein, translating to MNLQPRPTDTRRACLSALGISAASVLVLLSGCASPFQPTGQEEMRTQVLNSLARELARSNEYPEAQTVHRETSSDVLGIRPEFMTEVEQMAGPDSYTADMLTPGEDLFGQPVRVARIGLERAVRTALANNLQTAFARLNPAISREQLVEAQSQFDTVLFADSTYSSLDQPRTRQTVGSNTIGTGAFAENSTTLNSGLRKRLETGATLAVQQDLTLTDSRTPSQTSDPDPSNQVAWTLQLTQPLLRGFGSDISLASVRIARNAERSEIEALRANLIQLVTDTEQAYWNLYVAQHDVMILERNLERARETLRQIELRDFKTNSAQIASARADVQSRIQNVIEARNTLSVTSDTLKRLINDDELTLGSDILILPSDIPADETTTFSIRDCLMTAIEHRPELMQAVLGMDDASTRVRAANNARLPQLDLQLQAKLNGLDDDWGSAWSETAEGQFVDYLVGLNFEYPLGNREAEAIYRRQRHQQAQASLSYRDAVQGVVQEVLTALRDVRTNYILIGQAELSRLAAAEQLRVLNVEKQFTRENSIALLNEELRDQDSLANAERQEIRAIANYNTAIARLYAAMGTSLERNRIDMQMPGVEN from the coding sequence ATGAACCTTCAACCACGACCCACAGACACACGCAGGGCTTGTCTGAGCGCGCTGGGGATATCCGCAGCCTCTGTTCTTGTGCTTCTCTCGGGCTGCGCATCGCCATTCCAGCCGACAGGCCAGGAAGAGATGCGCACGCAGGTGCTCAACTCACTCGCGCGCGAGCTTGCTCGCTCAAACGAGTACCCCGAAGCCCAGACCGTCCATCGCGAAACATCGAGCGATGTCCTCGGTATCCGCCCCGAGTTCATGACCGAGGTCGAGCAGATGGCAGGCCCCGACTCATACACAGCGGACATGCTGACGCCGGGCGAGGATCTGTTCGGCCAGCCAGTCCGCGTTGCCCGCATCGGGCTCGAACGTGCGGTACGAACTGCGCTTGCGAACAACCTGCAGACCGCCTTTGCTCGTTTGAATCCCGCGATCTCGCGCGAGCAGCTTGTCGAGGCGCAGTCACAGTTTGACACGGTGCTCTTCGCGGACAGCACGTACTCGAGTCTGGATCAACCTCGAACACGCCAGACTGTTGGGTCGAACACGATCGGTACCGGCGCGTTTGCTGAAAACTCAACAACGCTCAACAGCGGGTTGCGCAAGAGACTGGAAACCGGAGCGACGCTGGCGGTTCAGCAGGATCTGACGCTGACAGACTCACGCACACCGAGCCAGACCTCCGATCCGGATCCGTCGAATCAGGTCGCCTGGACCCTGCAACTTACTCAGCCGCTGCTGCGCGGGTTCGGTTCTGATATCTCTCTCGCGTCAGTTCGTATCGCGCGTAACGCCGAGCGGAGCGAGATCGAGGCACTCCGCGCGAATCTCATCCAGCTTGTGACCGATACCGAGCAGGCGTACTGGAATCTATACGTTGCTCAGCACGACGTGATGATTCTCGAACGCAATCTTGAGCGGGCGCGCGAAACCCTCCGCCAGATCGAGCTTCGGGATTTCAAGACGAACAGCGCCCAGATCGCAAGTGCGCGTGCCGATGTGCAGTCCCGAATCCAGAATGTCATCGAGGCGAGAAACACGCTGAGCGTGACATCGGACACACTCAAGCGATTGATCAACGATGATGAACTCACGCTTGGGTCGGATATTCTGATCCTGCCAAGCGACATCCCCGCAGACGAGACCACGACATTCAGCATCCGTGATTGTCTTATGACCGCGATAGAACATCGCCCAGAACTCATGCAGGCGGTGCTTGGGATGGATGACGCGTCGACACGGGTTCGTGCTGCAAACAACGCGCGTCTCCCGCAACTCGATCTGCAACTGCAGGCGAAGCTGAACGGGCTTGACGACGACTGGGGTAGCGCGTGGTCGGAGACCGCCGAAGGCCAGTTTGTTGACTATCTTGTCGGTTTGAACTTCGAGTATCCGCTCGGAAATCGCGAAGCCGAAGCTATATATCGACGTCAGCGCCATCAGCAGGCCCAGGCATCGCTCTCATACCGCGACGCGGTGCAGGGGGTTGTGCAGGAAGTGCTGACCGCCCTGCGTGATGTCCGGACAAACTACATTCTGATCGGTCAGGCAGAACTCAGCCGACTTGCAGCCGCCGAACAGCTGCGAGTACTCAATGTTGAGAAACAGTTCACCCGTGAGAACTCGATCGCGCTGCTGAATGAGGAACTTCGCGATCAGGATTCGCTGGCCAACGCCGAACGACAGGAGATCCGTGCAATCGCAAACTATAACACCGCAATTGCTCGCCTGTATGCTGCGATGGGCACAAGCCTTGAACGAAACAGGATCGACATGCAGATGCCCGGGGTCGAGAACTGA